GATCATGGTCCAGGGCAACCTGGTCAGCGGGCTGCTCGCCGTGAACGCCACCCTGAAGGCGTGGCAGTGGCTCGACGGCGCAGGGGCTATCCCCGGCGACGCGCTGGTCGTCCTCTTCGACTGGCCGAGCGAGAGGACGCTGCTCGACCCGGCACTCGACCTGAACGAGAAGTCGCGGCGTGCCTTCGTCGCCGGCTATCACCTGGCGCGGCTGCTCCAGGCGTTCCCCCCGGGCGCCCGCGCCTGCCTGATCGGCCACAGCGAGGGGGGGCGCGTCGTCCCGGCGGCGCTGCACCTGCTCGGCGGCGGGGCCCTGAACAGCCAGTCGCTGGACCCGCCGATCGGGCTGCCCGGGCCACGGCCGCCGCTGCGGCTGCGGGCGGTGCTGATCTCGGGGGCGATCGACCACCACTGGCTCGACCCGGGCCGCCGGCTGGGCCGGGCGTTGCCGACGAGCGAGGCGGTCCTCGGCCTCTACAACCCCTGCGACGCGGCCCTGGCCCCGTACCCGCTGCTTCCCCGGTCCGGACACCACTCGGCGATGGGGAGCGTGGGCCTGCTGCCCCGGGACGAACGCCTGCTGGGCCCACTGCGGGTGCGGTATGCCGAGGCCGACCTGCACCCCGATGTTGGTGTTGCCCACTCGCTGCTCGTGGCGTTGGTCCACCCGCCGATCGCGTCGCTGATCGCCCCGTATACCTGGGCGGCGCCCCTCCCGGCCGCGAGGCCGCGCCGAGCCGGGGCCCGCCGGCGTCCCCCCCTGTGACCTCACCCGTCCGACGGCCGCAGGTCGACCGATCGCCCATCCCGACGCGGAGGGTGTGCACCGGCGTCCTCGTCGCCTGTGTCCGGGAGGCCGACGACGGTCATGGGGCCGGGCATCGCGGGCCTGGACTACGCCCCCGTTGCCAGGGGCGATTGCTCGTATCGGCCGAGCAGGTCGGCCGGGTCGCGGTAGACGGCGACGCACCCGGCGGCCTTGAGCGGCTCCTAGGGCCAGCCGCCGCAGGTCATCCCCACCGTGCGAATGCCGGCCTTGGCGGCGGCCTCGGCGTCGTAGGGGGTGTCGCCCACGACGAGGACCTCGTCGGGCCCGAGGCCGCCGAGCCGGCCCAGGGCCGCCTGGAAGATGTCGGGGTGCGGCTTGGACCGCTCGGCGTCGTCGGAGGAGGACTCGGCCTCGATCAGGTCGCCGACCCGGGTGATGCGATTGTAGGCCTCCAGCTCATCCCCCCTGGCCGAGGAGGCCAGGGCCAGCCGCTTGCCGTCGGCCCGGAGCCGCTCGAAAAGCTCCCGAACCGAGGGGAACGCGAGGTCCTCGGGCAGGTAGACGCGCTTGTAGTGGTCGCCGCGGTAGGCCTCGATCTGCTCGCCGCGGTCCCGGACGACGTCCTCGGGGAGGAGGGCGGGCATGAGCTGGTCGCCGCCCTTGCCGATCTGGGCGCGGACCCGATCGTAGGGGATCTCGTGGCCGAAGTGGCGGAACGTCTCCTGCCAGGCCCTGGCGTGCAGGTCGACCGAGTCGACCAGCGTGCCGTCGATGTCGAAGATCATGCCCCGGATCACGGGCCACCTCTTGCGAACAGCCCACCGCGACCGGCGGGATCCCGTACGGGCCCGCTCCCGGTCGACCTCCCCGTCGGCAAGCCATGTGCCGCGATGCCGGCGAACCACGCGGCTCGGCCGAGGCATGGCCCATGGGAAGGCGGCGGCGCGGGGCGATCCTCGGGCTCGGGCAGCTCCCCCGTCATCTCGGTGCCCGTGCCCGCGAGGAGGTATTGGGCCTCACCCCGGCCTCGCCCCTGTCCTCGTCCTGCAACTCGCGGTTGATCGCCGTGGCCGCCCTCGCCCCCTCGGCCGCGGCGACGATGAGGAACTGCACGTCGCCGTCGGCGTCGCCGGCCATGAACAGCCCCGGCGTGCAGGTGTGCTGCTTGCCGTGGGTCTCGACTTGGCCCTCCTCCCGATATTCGCAACCCAGCATCCCCGGGAGCGTCGACCGCTGGACTTGCCCGGTGTTGAAGAACAGCGCGTCGCATCGGATCGATCGTCCGCCCTCGAAGACGATCGCCCCGAGGGCCTCGTCGTCGCCGTCGAGCCGGGCGACCGGCTCGGTGCGCAGGGCGATGCCGTTGCGCCGCAGGCGAGCCCGATCGCCCGCGTCGACCGGGCGGCCGTCGGTGCAGGCCGTCACGCGATCCGACCAGGTCCGCAGGGACAGGGCCAGCCCGACGGCGGCGCCGCCGGCCCCGTAGGCGGCGAGCCTGGCGTCGCGGTGCTCCCAGGCGTCGCAGTAGGGGCAGTGGTGCACGCCGCGGCCGTAGTAGCGTTCGGCCCCCTCGACCGGCGGCAGGACGTCCCGGACGCCGGTGGCCAGGAGCAGCTTCCGGGAGCGGAGACGCCGCCCGGACCGCGTCTCCGCCTCGAAGGCGGCGGCACCCGGGCCGGGCGAGCCGTCGGGGCTCGGGCAGCGAGCGTCGACCACCTCGTCGTCGAGCACCTCGACCCCGTAGCGGGCGACCTCCTCCCGGCCGAGCCGCAGGAGTTCGTGCGGCCCGATGCCGTCCCGGGTGAGGTAGCCGTGCGACCGCAGGGCGGCCGCATTGCGGGGCCGGCCGGAATCGACGACGATGACCCGGCGCCGGCACCGCCCGAGGACCAGGGCCGCCGACAGGCCGGCCGGCCCGCCGCCGACGACCAGCACGTCGTACGAGTCGCGGGGCTTCGGCCGCCCTCGCGGTCGTCCGTCTCTCGCCGATCGGCCTCCCGTCCCCTCGCTGACCTTCGCCATCGCCTCGCCTCCGGGCCATCCTCGCGGTCGGCCGATCGTGGGTGGGACTCCACGGTCGTCCCGGCCCGGGCCACCCCGCCGCAGCGCCGGCGGCCGCAAGCCGCACGATCGCCGCGAAGGACCACGAATGATTTTGTGGAATTTCCACATTTCAGAATACTCTCACAAATTCGGCACTCCCATTGCAGGGCGGGAATGTGGCCGGGCTCGCGCCCGGACTTGGGGCCCGCGACGGGCCCGAACAACTCCAGGAGAGGCAAGATCATGCTCATGAGGACTCGGCTTCGGGAGGCGTTGGTGCTCGCCGCCATCGCCCTACCCCTGATGGTCGGCTGCAGCGGCGAGGGCGCGGGCGGCGGTGGAGATGCCGGCGCGGGGGCGACGGGCACCACAGGCGACATGGGCGGAGCCGGCACGACCGGCACCGGCACGACGGGCGGCGACCTCGGCACCGGCGGGACGCCCGCGGCAGGAGGTGGGGCCGGCGCGACCCCGTGACGGCGTGAGGCCTCCGGGAGGCGTCGGGGTTAGAACCGGCCCCGACGCCGCCCACATACCGACCCGGACGGGGTCGTCCGTCTCCGCCCCCGGGTCACCGGGCCATCCAGGGAGTGCGACGCCCCGGCACCCCGGGCGGGCCGGCGACGAGCCGATCGGCCACGGCGCCGGCCACGAAGGCGTAGACGCCTTTGTGCAGGAGGTCGATCGCCTGCTCGTCGACCGGCCAGGTCCAGGGCGGGGCGCCCACCCCGGTGGCGTTCTCCAGTGACTGGTCGTTGAGCAGGCGCAGGTTCATGAACAGCAGCGATCCGACCGGGCCGCGGACGCCGCGCTCGGCCATCAGCCCGCGCACGGCGCCGAGCAGGATGCCCTGGCCCCAGTGCATCGCCCAGTTCAGCCCCAGCCGCTGCTCGTCCGGGCGGCCCGGCCGCCCGAGCAGCCGTTCCAGGGTGTGGGCGGGGACGTAGGAGTTGGGCCGGCGCGTGAAGAGCTGCTCGACCTTCTCGGCGGCGGTCATGGCGGCGACCCCGGCCAGGCCGGCGACCATCCCCCGCGATGCGGCTTGGAGCGTCATGGGTTTGTCCTGACTCCTGGTCCTTCGATACGTTGGTAATTCGGGCCATCACGCAGCCCATCCGGCCGGGTACGCGGCGGGCGGGGGACCTCGGCCGTCACGTCCCGAGGCGCGTTACCCGGCCCCGCGGTGTGATTGTGACCGCCTCACCGGGCGTTCGCCGGTCGCCGAACCGACCGACCGTGCCGGCCTGACCCGTGCCGCGTCCTCCTTCCCGGCCCGGTGGCGGGCCAGCGCGTTGGCCTTTGGGTCGGGGCCGGCATCCAGGGCGGCGATCGCCCGCTCGTAGCGGTCGACCACGTCGGCCCGGTCCTTCTCCGAGTCGAGGGCCTCGCTGGCATCGTGCGCGATGGTCTCCGCCTGGCGGCGCAGCGGGTTGCGCTGGGATTCTGCCTTCAGGTGCCCGGCGACCGTGGCGATCGCCTCCAGCAGCCGGACGGTCACCGCCACGCTGTCCCGGCCGTACTGCCGGATCTGGTCGAAGGCGTCGACGACCCCGGCGAAGTCGCTTACGTCGGCGACCACACGCAGCATCCCCGCGTCGTCGTGGCGGCGCGGGGAGTGGAGGCCCCCCTCGGCGATCCGGCAGAGGGCGTCGCCGAGCCAATCGACGCAGGTGGCGGCGGTGAACGGGTCGTTGGTGCCCGGGGAGAGGGCCCGCACCGCGATCTCGACCAGCTGCCGCACGGCGAACTCCACGTCCTGCTCCGGGGTGCGCTGGGGGCCGAGGACGAACGTCTTGCGGAGCCGCCCGATGACCTCGACCGTCACCGCGTCCGGCGGCCAGGCCAGCAGAAGGGCATTGCCACGGGTGATGAAGTGGCCCGGCCGGCAGAGCAACTTGAGGCGCAGGTCGTTGGAGGTTGCCACTTCCATCAGTCGATGCACGTCGACCAGCTGGAGGTAGCCGGTCCCGGCCGAGGTCACGGCGATCGACTCGCGGTCGAAGGCCTCGGGGAGGCGGGACGCCGACCCTCCCGGCCGCGACGGCGGCCGTTCGTGGCCGAGTCCCTCCGGGTACATGCGGCGGATGGCCGAGTCCAGGTCGTCCCAGACGTCGGCCGCCACCAGCGGCGCCTGGATCGACGAGGAGACGTTGTGGATGTAGAAGATCAGGGCGGCCATGCGGGCCAGGGCCAGCAGCAGGGCGACGGCGACGGCCAGGTGCGGGACCTGTTCCTGCCGGTCCCCGCCGATCGACCGCCGCACCAGCAGGGAATAGGCGAAGGTCGCCACGAGGGTGCCGAGCACGGCCTGATTGCCGGCGTCGCGCATGAAGTTGCGGAGCATCCGGGGCCCGAACTGGCTGGAGGCCTGGGTGAGCGTCAGCATCGTGATCGAGAAGGTGACGCCGGCCACAATGATCACGGCGCCGGCGACGGAGGAGAGGAGCATGCGGGCGCCCTCCTCCCCGCCGGCGGTGAACCACGGGATGAGGACGGGGCCGAGGTGGGAGTTGCGGTCGATCGCGAGCATCCCCGCGGCCAGGCCGATGCCGGCGGCGAGCATGAGCGCCGGCACGAACCAGTAGCTGGTCCGCTGCCGCTCCCAGGTGTGCAACGGTCGGATCATGTCCAAGGCCCGCCCTCCTGCATCCCATCACAGTGACCGAATCGGTCCTTGTTCGGCCGACCGGTCATGCGGCGAGGGACAGCTCGGTTCGATAGGTCTCGATCCGCAGCCCCCCGGTCTCCTACAGGACCCGGCGGAACGCCCGCCAGTCGATGTAGTCCCGCTCGGCCCGCCCCCGGAGCACCCGCTCGACGCCGTCCTCCATCCCCTTGATGCCGCAGAGGTGGAGGTAGGTATCCTCCAGGTCCAGCAGCCGCCACAGCTCCTCGGCCCGCTCGGCCATGCGGTGGTGCACGTACATCCGCCGGCCGTCGGGGGCCCGCTGCTCACGGCTGAAGGCGTAGCGGACCTCGAAGCCCGGCTCGTCGCGGTAGGACTCCGGCTCGTCGCGGCAGAGGCACTCGGCGGCGGTCCTGGCCCCGAAGAACAGCAGGACCCGGCCGGCATGCCGGTGCCGGTGGCCGCCAGGATCAGGTTGGCCGACGGGCCCCCCGGCAGCAGGAAATTCCGGCCGGCCGGCCCGGTGATGGCCACCTCGTCGCCGGGGCGGACGTCGCAGAGGTCGTTCGAGGCGACGCCGCGGCGGATGGCACCGGTCTCGGGGTCGCGCACGACGACGCTCTTGACGCACAGGGCGACGGTCTCCCCCCGACCGTCCTCGCCGGCGCGGACGGAGGCGATGGAGTCGAGGCGGAGCGTGTTGGCGTGGCCGCGGTCGTCGACGCCCGGGGTGAGGACGCCAAGGCTCCGGCCCTGGCGGAAGCGATCGCCCAGGCCGGTGAGGTCCGGGACGACGTGGCGGATGTCATCGGAGCCGGCGGGGGTCAGCCGGGTGTTGGACGCGCCCCGGGCGATGGCCGGCGCGGAGACGCGGTAGCGGTTGAGCGGGACGGCTTCGCGGCCCGGGGCGGGGGCGGCTGGCATGAGATGTCCCTCGGGGAGGCGATGTGGCCGGGCGGCGTCGATGGCTCAGGCGCTCTGACGTCCTCGCCGCGCGGAACCGAAACGCTCCAGGCCCAGCGGCTCGCGGGAGAGCCCCCGGGCGTCGCCGCGGACCAGCGTGTCGGGACCGACCTCGTGCCAGCCGGGGCCGTCGTCCAGCGGCTCGGAGGCGACCACCACGCCCCCGGCCCAGCGGGGCTCGCTGGCCAGGGTGTACAGCGAGTTGCCGGGCCCGTCGTCGGCATAGCGTACGGCCAGCAAGCCGTCGGCGTCGGCCAGGATGACGTTGGTCTTCACATGGCCGTCGTGGTCTCGGGCCAGGTCGGTCGCCTCCCGCAGCGTGGCGCGCAGCGCCGCGCCGGCGTCGCGGCCGCCGGCGCGGCGGAAGTGGGTCCGCCAGAGGGCCCCGAGCAGCTCGCCGTCGGTCGCGCCCCGCACCTCGGCCTCGTGGTCCGCGTCGAGCCGGTCGCGGATCGCCCTGGACAGCGGGCCCGGCCAGGGGGAGAGCTCGCCGTTGATCGTCCAGATGCGGTCGTCCAGGGCGTAGAGCGGCGTATTGGTGAAGCAGACCTCGATGTTGGGGCTGGCGAAGCGGATGTGGCCGACGAACGAGCCGGAGACGATGGCCGGCAGGGCGTCGCGGGCGTTGAGGTCGGCCCACAGGGGTAGGATGCTCTTGAGGACGCCGGGTGTGGGCCCGTTGCCCGGCGCGTACCAGCCGACGCCCCAGCCGTCGCCGGCGATCGAGGAGTCGGCCATCTGGCGGGCGTCGCGGCTCTGGATCTGCAGGCAGCGTGGCAGGTCGTTCATCAGGTGCGAGACCCGCATGGGCGGGCCGAAGTAGGCGGCGATGCGGCACACGGCACGTGCTCCGTTTCCCGGGCCGGCCCGTCGGGCGCTCGGCCGGATGTGAGGGGGACGCGCGAGGCCCGACGGGCCCCGATGAGGTCGAGGCACGCCTCAGCCAGCGGCGACCGAGTGACCCGGGGCCGGTGCGAAGGGCGGGACGACCGCGTACGCAGGGCGGCCAACGCCCGGCGCGGGGATGGGCCTGTCGTGCCCCGATGGCCGCATGTCGATCGATCCGTCGTCGAGGTCGGGGACCATGCCGCGGGCGACCGCGGTCAGGTCGCCGGTCCGCTCGTAGATGACCAGCTGGCGATCGGCCCCGGTCGGGCCGTCGGCCATGGCCCACGCCCGCTCCAGGTCCGCGACGCAGCCCAGCGCCTCGGCCTCGCCGCGGAGGTCGTGGGCCAGCCGCCGGACGACGTCCCGGGCCGACCGGGACCGCCCGGTGCGGGGGTCGATCAGATCCGCGTCCAGGCCGTGGCGCGATGCAGCCCAGCGGTTCTGCCGGGTCAGCAGCGACCGGACCTCCTCCGGGCCGCCGGCCGCGTCCCGGCCGGCGTCGCGGGCCAGCGCATGCACCAGGCACTGGATCAAGGCCGCGAGGGCGAGCACCGAAGGCAAATCCGGCGGCATGTCGCAGACACGCACCTCGACCGTACCGTTGGCGGGGCTGGGCCGCACGTCCCACCAGAGGTCCTTGAGCGACTCGATGCATCCGGACGCGGACAGCCGATCGACCAGGGCCGCGAAATGGTCCCAGTCCCCGAGCCGAGGCGGCAGGCCGCCGGTCGGCGTGGCTGCGATGATCTCGACGCGGTGGGCCCGCATGCCGGTGGCCCGGCCGCACCAGAAGGGGCTATTGGCGGCCAGGGCGGCCAGCGTCGGCAGGTGCGCGCGGATGCCGTCGCAGGCCCGGATCGCCGCGTCGCCGTCCGGGACGCCGACGTGGACGTGCAGGCCGAAGGTGGCCTGGCGCAGCAGCGGCTCGCGGTAGCGCTCGACCAGGGCCCGGTAGCGGGGCGTCGGGGTGATGCCCTGGTGTTGCCAGTGGGTGAACGGGTGGGTGCCGCCCCATGCGGCCCGCATCCCGAGCCCGTGGGCCGCCGCGGCGAGGGCGCGGAGCTTGGCCCCGAGGTCGTCGGCGACGTCGGCGGTGTCGATGCAGACGCCGGTGGCGACCTCGACGCAGCAGGCGTGCATCTCCGGCTTGATGGCGCCGGCGAACGCGGCCGGGATGGCGGCGAGGACCCGGTCGCAGGCGTCGCGGGTGGCCAGGGTGCGGGCGTCGACGAGTTGCAGCTCCAGCTCGACGCCGAGCGTCGGCCGGTCGCTGCCGCGGAAGGCGGGGTGGCTCATGGGAGGGTGTCTTCGCGGTGCCTCGTTGGGGCGGGCCGCCCCGGCGGCCCAGGACCGGCGGAGGATCACAGCGAAAAGAATGCCGATTCTTTCATGTCAGCGATTTCCCGGGCGAGGCCGCGTCCGCTGTCCGGGAAATCGCGGTCACGGCCGCGTGCCGCCGGGGCCAGCCGGTGACCGGCCCGGCGTCGGCCCGACCAGCAGCGGCCGCGGGCATGCCCCGGGGACCCGGGCGATGCCCGGCCATCGGCAGGCGGAGGGGAGGCGCGCCGGCAGGACGCCAGGGCCCGGGGCATGCGGGCTTCGCGGCAGGGCT
The Tautonia plasticadhaerens DNA segment above includes these coding regions:
- a CDS encoding alpha/beta hydrolase family protein, with product MDLRRAHAIRAATAPLVVAALLGLGPARPDLAVAGPATDAAGPWVHTGSLLYPGPVVPADVAGPAPIAPPPGRRDDFWVIRTAAAPQVMGSDPWPHLQAYRLDPLGLLAPAAPGTLLAQAAGRPVVIMVQGNLVSGLLAVNATLKAWQWLDGAGAIPGDALVVLFDWPSERTLLDPALDLNEKSRRAFVAGYHLARLLQAFPPGARACLIGHSEGGRVVPAALHLLGGGALNSQSLDPPIGLPGPRPPLRLRAVLISGAIDHHWLDPGRRLGRALPTSEAVLGLYNPCDAALAPYPLLPRSGHHSAMGSVGLLPRDERLLGPLRVRYAEADLHPDVGVAHSLLVALVHPPIASLIAPYTWAAPLPAARPRRAGARRRPPL
- a CDS encoding NAD(P)/FAD-dependent oxidoreductase produces the protein MAKVSEGTGGRSARDGRPRGRPKPRDSYDVLVVGGGPAGLSAALVLGRCRRRVIVVDSGRPRNAAALRSHGYLTRDGIGPHELLRLGREEVARYGVEVLDDEVVDARCPSPDGSPGPGAAAFEAETRSGRRLRSRKLLLATGVRDVLPPVEGAERYYGRGVHHCPYCDAWEHRDARLAAYGAGGAAVGLALSLRTWSDRVTACTDGRPVDAGDRARLRRNGIALRTEPVARLDGDDEALGAIVFEGGRSIRCDALFFNTGQVQRSTLPGMLGCEYREEGQVETHGKQHTCTPGLFMAGDADGDVQFLIVAAAEGARAATAINRELQDEDRGEAGVRPNTSSRARAPR
- a CDS encoding DUF2254 domain-containing protein produces the protein MIRPLHTWERQRTSYWFVPALMLAAGIGLAAGMLAIDRNSHLGPVLIPWFTAGGEEGARMLLSSVAGAVIIVAGVTFSITMLTLTQASSQFGPRMLRNFMRDAGNQAVLGTLVATFAYSLLVRRSIGGDRQEQVPHLAVAVALLLALARMAALIFYIHNVSSSIQAPLVAADVWDDLDSAIRRMYPEGLGHERPPSRPGGSASRLPEAFDRESIAVTSAGTGYLQLVDVHRLMEVATSNDLRLKLLCRPGHFITRGNALLLAWPPDAVTVEVIGRLRKTFVLGPQRTPEQDVEFAVRQLVEIAVRALSPGTNDPFTAATCVDWLGDALCRIAEGGLHSPRRHDDAGMLRVVADVSDFAGVVDAFDQIRQYGRDSVAVTVRLLEAIATVAGHLKAESQRNPLRRQAETIAHDASEALDSEKDRADVVDRYERAIAALDAGPDPKANALARHRAGKEDAARVRPARSVGSATGERPVRRSQSHRGAG
- a CDS encoding ferredoxin reductase domain-containing protein, producing the protein MRQERRRARPRDRCHPPRRRLERPLRRPPRRRGGHHRAGRPEFPAAGGPVGQPDPGGHRHRHAGRVLLFFGARTAAECLCRDEPESYRDEPGFEVRYAFSREQRAPDGRRMYVHHRMAERAEELWRLLDLEDTYLHLCGIKGMEDGVERVLRGRAERDYIDWRAFRRVL
- a CDS encoding class II glutamine amidotransferase domain-containing protein, with the translated sequence MCRIAAYFGPPMRVSHLMNDLPRCLQIQSRDARQMADSSIAGDGWGVGWYAPGNGPTPGVLKSILPLWADLNARDALPAIVSGSFVGHIRFASPNIEVCFTNTPLYALDDRIWTINGELSPWPGPLSRAIRDRLDADHEAEVRGATDGELLGALWRTHFRRAGGRDAGAALRATLREATDLARDHDGHVKTNVILADADGLLAVRYADDGPGNSLYTLASEPRWAGGVVVASEPLDDGPGWHEVGPDTLVRGDARGLSREPLGLERFGSARRGRQSA
- a CDS encoding carboxylate-amine ligase; amino-acid sequence: MSHPAFRGSDRPTLGVELELQLVDARTLATRDACDRVLAAIPAAFAGAIKPEMHACCVEVATGVCIDTADVADDLGAKLRALAAAAHGLGMRAAWGGTHPFTHWQHQGITPTPRYRALVERYREPLLRQATFGLHVHVGVPDGDAAIRACDGIRAHLPTLAALAANSPFWCGRATGMRAHRVEIIAATPTGGLPPRLGDWDHFAALVDRLSASGCIESLKDLWWDVRPSPANGTVEVRVCDMPPDLPSVLALAALIQCLVHALARDAGRDAAGGPEEVRSLLTRQNRWAASRHGLDADLIDPRTGRSRSARDVVRRLAHDLRGEAEALGCVADLERAWAMADGPTGADRQLVIYERTGDLTAVARGMVPDLDDGSIDMRPSGHDRPIPAPGVGRPAYAVVPPFAPAPGHSVAAG